One genomic window of Erinaceus europaeus chromosome 7, mEriEur2.1, whole genome shotgun sequence includes the following:
- the KCTD4 gene encoding BTB/POZ domain-containing protein KCTD4 yields MVVFPFEKSQSQEEQAEIALSKMERKLNRREKEKEYEGKHNSLEDADQGKNCKSTLMTLNVGGYLYITQKQTLTKYPDTFLEGIVNGKILCPFDADGHYFIDRDGLLFRHVLNFLRNGELLLPEGFRENQLLAQEAEFFQLKGLAEEVKSRWEKEQLTPRETTFLEITDNHDRSQGLRIFCNAPDFISKIKSRIVLVSKSRLDGFPEEFSISSNIIQFKYFIKSENGTRLVLKEDNTFVCTLETLKFEAIMMALKCGFRLLTSLDCSKGSIVHSDALHFIK; encoded by the coding sequence ATGGTAGTGTTTCCTTTTGAAAAATCTCAAAGCCAAGAAGAACAAGCTGAAATAGCACTTTCAAAAATGGAGCGTAAattaaacagaagagaaaaagaaaaggagtatGAAGGGAAACATAACAGCCTGGAAGATGCTGACCAAGGAAAGAACTGCAAATCCACACTGATGACCCTCAACGTTGGTGGATATTTGTACATTACTCAAAAACAAACACTGACCAAGTACCCAGACACTTTCCTTGAAGGTATCGTAAATGGAAAAATCCTCTGTCCATTTGATGCTGATGGTCATTATTTCATAGACAGGGATGGGCTTCTCTTCAGACATGTCCTAAACTTCCTACGAAATGGAGAACTTCTACTGCCCGAAGGGTTTCGAGAAAATCAACTTCTTGCACAAGAAGCAGAATTCTTCCAGCTCAAGGGACTGGCAGAGGAAGTGAAATCCAGGTGGGAGAAAGAACAGCTTACACCCAGAGAGACCACTTTCTTAGAAATAACAGATAACCATGATCGCTCACAAGGACTGAGAATCTTCTGTAATGCTCCTGATTTTATATCAAAAATCAAATCTCGCATTGTTCTGGTATCTAAAAGCAGGCTGGATGGATTTCCAGAGGAGTTCTCAATATCCTCAAATATTATTCAATTTAAATACTTCATAAAGTCTGAAAATGGCACTCGACTTGTACTAAAGGAAGACAACACCTTTGTTTGTACCTTGGAAACTCTTAAGTTTGAGGCTATAATGATGGCCTTAAAGTGTGGTTTTAGACTACTAACCAGCCTGGATTGTTCTAAAGGGTCAATTGTTCACAGCGATGCACTTCATTTTATCAAGTAA